TTTATATGTTTGTTGCAACTGTATTTTTTTCCTTTTACAGTATTTTGCAAAAGCTCGTAGTAAAGAAATATCGACCTATAGAAGCTATGGCATACAGTTTAATTACTGGAAGTATATTTATTATCCTTATGAATTATGATACAATATTAGTAATAAAGGATCTAAGTTATAAATCTTATTTCCATCTTTTATACCTTGCTATTTTCCCTGGTATATTGGGATTTTATTTTTGGAGCAAAGGAATCGAAGTTTGTCATAATACAGTTGATGTGGCTTACTGGATGTTTTTACTTCCAGTTGCTGCTGTAATTTATTCTGTTTTATTTTTAAATACGCCACTTAATATTTATATATGTATTGGCCTATTTTTGATACTTCTAGGTATGATAATATTTTCAATATATAGAAGATATAACTATTAACTTTGTCAGGAATAGAGGTGAAAATATGAAACTTGATGAAAAGAGAAAACTTGAAAAAGCAAGACAGAAAGTTCACCAACAAATTTTTACTAATCAATTATCTCCACTTACTAAAGAGCATGTGAAAAATAAGATACTTGATGAAGCAGCAAAGAAAATAGCTGAGGGAAAGCTTACTACTGATAAGGAGATCAAAGATTTTATTTTGGAAAAAGATAGTGATTATGCTGGTGACAATGATATATTCAAAATCATACTTAAAATTGCACCTTTAGCACTGGTTTTGTTTTTCATTTTTATTTTTGTATTTCAGTCTTTATATATGTAATCTGAGGGAGGGATTTATATGAAAAATCTTAAGGAACTATATAAGAAATGGAGAGAAGAGATAGAAAAACTACACAGTAGTAAAGAGAAAGCAAAAGAGTATTTTGACTCAAGTGACCCAGCTGTTAGAAAAGAGTTTTCTAAATGGGTAGGATTAGAAGATGAGATCTCTTATGATGAGATGTTTGAACTGGAAAATGAATTTGATATTGAACGGTAAATAATTAAAAAGAGCTGTACAGATCTATGATAGTTGTGGTGCACCACTAAGTCACAGATTTGTTACAGCTCCTTTTTTATATAGTTTTTACAGCTTTATCAAACTCTTCTCTTGTTATTCCATAACGGTTTAATTTTGAAAGTAGTTGTTTTCCATTAGAATACCCAATTCCTAATGCTTTTCCAAGGTTTTCTCTCTTAGTTTTAGAATCTTCGTGTCCCACAAGTCCTAATTCTATCAAATCCGCCATTTTATAGTTTTCCTGAACATCTGCTTCAACTGTACATCTGGCCATTTCTAAAGCCCTAATTATAGCCTCTGGAGCAGCATTTTCAACTCCTACATCTCCATCCTTAGTTCCTTCTTTTCTATTTATAAAGGCATCTTTGGCATTTGGGAAAAATTTATGTATATGTTTTCTAATCTCATTTCCTGCAAAATCAGGGTCTGTAAGTACAATTATCCCCTTATTTTTTTCTGCTGTTCTTATCTTGTCAATATTCTCTTTCTTTCTAACTGCAAATCCATTTACCTGAATAACTTCAGCATCTACAGCAACTTTAACAGCAGTTATATCATCTCTTCCTTCAACTACAATAATCTCTTTTATTACTTTTTTCATTTGAACTCCTCAAAATTAACTCTTTATAATAACTAAAAGACTGACCAGTAAATACAAATCAAGTCAGTCTTTCTGCTCTTACTTTATCTTTTCATCAAAATATACAAGGAAGTTAGCAAGGTCTCTTGACACATACTCCCATGTATGAACCTCATCTTCACATAGATATCCAATGAAGTTGTATTTATATTTTTTCATTCTTCCAACTGTATCAGTCCATTGCTGAAGCATAAGATGGCTTACAACATCATTTTCTCCAACACTTGCATAGAAATATTTATCTTTAAACTTGTTGATATCAAGCTTTTTAGTAAGAGTATATGGATCCTCTTTTAGAATCTCATAACCCCATGAACTGAAAACATTTAAGAATTGAAGTTTATCTTCGCTTTTAAATAAAAACTTAGGTATATACAAAAATTTAAATAGTCTTATTACTCTTCTATTTACACTCATTCTGATAATACTGATTGCACCTGAAAAACTTCCAACTACATCAAAGACATCTGGATGCTTTAGTCCTAATTTAAAAGCTCCATATCCCCCCATTGAGAAACCGGCAATTCCAAACTTTGATTTTGGAAAGATGCCTTTAAACATTGGAATAAGCTCTTTCATAATGTAATCTTCATATCTAAAACTGTCATTTTTATAAAAATTGGTATACCAACTTGTTCCCTGATATCCTGAATCAATTAAAATAATATTGATTGGATCAATTTTATTATTCAATCTCAACAGCAGATAATTTTCACAAATTTTAGCTCTATCAAGCCAATCATTTGATGAGTCTCTAAGTCCATGTAAAAGAACAAGACATGGGATGTCATCCCTATCCACATCTCTATTGGTGATAATTGTATACTCTAAATTTTCTTTAATATAGTTACTATTAGAAAATCTTTTTTTC
The DNA window shown above is from Fusobacterium sp. DD2 and carries:
- a CDS encoding alpha/beta hydrolase-fold protein; the protein is MIYILYFFIALGLLFYILTYPYKFRLARKLRRVLGFGQVTHIKNIDKDFSSISQEVLDKYLRIEKKRFSNSNYIKENLEYTIITNRDVDRDDIPCLVLLHGLRDSSNDWLDRAKICENYLLLRLNNKIDPINIILIDSGYQGTSWYTNFYKNDSFRYEDYIMKELIPMFKGIFPKSKFGIAGFSMGGYGAFKLGLKHPDVFDVVGSFSGAISIIRMSVNRRVIRLFKFLYIPKFLFKSEDKLQFLNVFSSWGYEILKEDPYTLTKKLDINKFKDKYFYASVGENDVVSHLMLQQWTDTVGRMKKYKYNFIGYLCEDEVHTWEYVSRDLANFLVYFDEKIK
- the rnmV gene encoding ribonuclease M5; translated protein: MKKVIKEIIVVEGRDDITAVKVAVDAEVIQVNGFAVRKKENIDKIRTAEKNKGIIVLTDPDFAGNEIRKHIHKFFPNAKDAFINRKEGTKDGDVGVENAAPEAIIRALEMARCTVEADVQENYKMADLIELGLVGHEDSKTKRENLGKALGIGYSNGKQLLSKLNRYGITREEFDKAVKTI